The window CGCTTGGCATACGCTGTGTCGGTTATGGCTCTGACGCGCCCAGCGCTCGCCTGACCTACCGCGCCGGCCGCTACCAGCTCTATATCTCCACCGAAAGCGAATGGGACGGCACCATCGCCGTGCTGGCCCCTGATGGCAGCTGGCATTGCGACGATGACAGCGCAGGCAATCTCGATCCGGGCGTGACATTCGCTGAGCCGCAATCGGGCGACTATCTCATCTGGGCTGGCACATTCAGCGATATCGGCGAGCAGACGGCTACCTTGCACGTGTCGGAGATTGGTTATGCCGGTGTCGACAACGCCGTGGATGTTTCGGCCCGTCCGCTCCACGGCCAGACCCGCCTGAGCAGCGGATTCTCGCCCAACCCGTTCTCTGCCGATGTGCAGGCTGGCGGCCCGGTCGATTCAACGCTGGCGCTGGCCGGCCACACCACGGTTGAGGGCTTTTGCTATGGCCAGGTGACCCGCGCGCCGTCTTTCCGCCTGACATGGAATGGCCAGGAAGGCCCGCTTTATATCTCCACGGACAGCGATACCGACACCCTGCTTCTGGTCAATGCGCCTGACGGCGGCTGGTGGTGCGATGATGACAGCGCTGGCAACCTCAATGCGGGCCTGGTGATCGATAATGCCCCGGCCGGCGTCTACGACATCTATGTCGGATCGTTTGGTACCGAGCCGGCGCCTTCGCGCCTCTTCATCTCGCAGACGGGTTTTGGCCCGGAGGCGATTTCCCTGCGCGCTGATCCGTCACTGGAGCCGCGTTTTGGTGCCTTCACGCTGGACCCGGCGGGCAGCTCTGTGCCTTACGAGCAGGAGCTTGAGGCAGGTGGCCCGTTGCGGGCTTACCAGGCCGGCTTCTCCTCGTCGGATTTCTGCGTCGGCCATGTCAGCCGCGAGCCGAGCCTTGTCATCAACTGGGCGCCGGATGAGGCTACGGCGTTTGCCGTCTATCTTGATGCCGAGCGCGACACCACGATCGCCGTACAACTGCCTGACGGCAGCTGGCGCTGTGATGATGACGGCTCGGTCGGCCTGAACGCCGGTCTCAGCCTGAACGGCGCGCCCGGCCTGTACCGCATCTATGCGGGCACGTACGGGTCTGAGCTGGCCCCGGCCCGCCTGCACATCACCACAGGTGAATTGCCGCGCTGATTATGTAGCCGGAAGGCGCGAGACGCTTGCGTTTCGCGCCTTCTTGCGTATAACCACGCGCTCTTTCGCCCGGTCAGTCAGGCCCACGACATGCCTGCTGGCCGTTTAACGGCTCGCCGCGCCTTTAGTGCCCGGCACCCATATCAGGAGACCGAAATGTCGAAGATGAAGACCAAGAGCGGCGCCAAGAAGCGCTTCAAGGTGACCGGGACCGGCAAAGTGCTGGCTGCCCAGTCCGGCAAACGTCACGGCATGATCAAGCGGACGCCCAAGCAGATCCGCCAGAAGCGCGGCACCGACACTCTGGCGGCGCCTGACGCGAAGATCGTGAAGCAACACTACCTGCCCTACAGCCGCTAACGCGCTGGCCGGTACGTATATCCAACGTTTGAAGGACTGATATCATGGCTCGCGTTTCCTCAGGACCCGCTACCCACGCCCGTCACCGCAAGGTGATCAAGGCCGCCAAAGGCTATTATGGCCGCCGCAAGAACACGTTCCGCGCCGCCAATCAGGCAGTGGAGAAGGCCGGCCAGTACGCTTACCGCGACCGCCGCGTCAAGAAGCGTAATTTCCGTTCGCTCTGGATCCAGCGCATCAACGCTGCTGCCCGTCTGAACGACCTCACCTATGCCACGTTTATGAACGGGCTCAAGAAGGCCGGTATCGAGCTCGACCGCAAGGTTCTCTCCGATATCGCCATTCGTGAGCCCGAAGCCTTTACCGCCCTGGCTGACCAGGCGCGTTCGGCTCTCAAGGCGTAAGTGGCAGGTCCGGGCTGGCAACCAGCCCCTTTACGGATCACAAAAGCCCGCCTGCGAGCTCCGCAGGCGGGCTTTTTGCTGTTCGCCTCACACCAGAGTTTGAACCTGACGGCGAAAACGGCTCTAACCGGCGCTTCTGACACGAGACGGAATATGGCGATGACGACGAACGATGATCTGGGGGCGCTCGAGGCGCGCTACATGGCCGCGATCGAGGCGGCAGGCGATGTGCCTGCGCTGGAGGAAGTGCGGGTCGCCGCGCTCGGCAAGAAGGGCGAGGTCAGCCTGAAAATGCGCGATCTGGGCGCGATGAGCCCGGAGGAGCGCAAGGTCTTCGGCCCGGCGCTCAACGGGCTGAAAGACCGCCTGACCAGCGCCATCGAGGCGAAGAAATCCGCATTGGAAGCTGATGCGCTGAACGCGGCTTTGGCTTCAGAGCGCGTCGACATCACCCTGCCTGCCGCGCGTGCGCCCAAGGGCTCGCTGCACCCGGTGAGCCAGGTGATGGAAGAGCTCGCCGTGATCTTCGCCGATATGGGCTTTGCCGTGGCTGAAGGCCCGGACGTGGAGGATGATTTTCATAACTTCACCGCGCTGAACTTCCCCGCCGATCACCCTGCGCGCGATACGCACGACACCTTCTTCATGGAGAAGGGTGAGGACGGTACGGCGAAGCTCCTGCGCACCCACACCTCGCCGGTGCAGATCCGCACGCTGATGAATTCAGAGCCGCCGGTGCGCATCATCGCGCCGGGCCGGGTCTATCGCTGTGACTGGGACCAGACGCATACGCCCATGTTCCATCAGGTCGAGGGCCTTGTGATCGACAAGGATACCCATATGGGCCACCTCAAAGGGTGCCTTATCGACTTCATCGCGGCCTTTTTCGAGACCGATGAGGTGGAGGTGCGCTTCCGCCCTCACCACTTCCCCTTCACCGAGCCGAGCGCGGAGATGGATGTGCGCTATGAGCGCGTGGGCGATGCGGTAAAGGTCGGCTCCGGCGATAAATGGCTGGAGATTCTGGGCTGCGGCATGGTCCATCCCAACGTCATCAAGGCCTGCGGGCTGGACCCGGACGTTTATCAGGGCTTCGCCTTCGGCATGGGCGTCGACCGGCTTGCCATGCTGAAATACGGGATGAGCGATCTGCGCCCCTTCTTTGAGCCAGACCCGCGCTGGCTTTCCCATTATGGCTTCTCGCCGCTATTGCAGGCGAACCTTGCGACCGGACTGAGCTAGGAGACAAGACCGATGAAATTCACCCTCTCCTGGCTCAAGGAACATCTTGAGACGAGCAAATCCCTGTCCGAAATCGCCGATGCGATGACGATGGCGGGGCTCGAGATAGAGCATATCGACAATCCGGCCGACAGGCTGGCCGCGTTCACGGTCGCCCATGTGAAAGATGCCCAGCCGCACCCCGATGCGGACAAGCTGCGCGTCTGCACGGTGGAAACGGTCGATGGCGTCAAGCAGATCGTCTGCGGCGCGCCCAATGCGCGCGCCGGGATGACGGCCATCTATGCGCCGCTGGGCGCGTATATTCCGGGCCTCGACTTCGCGCTGGATGCCAAGCCGCGCAAGATCCGCGGCGTGGAAAGCCATGGCATGCTGTGCTCCACCAAGGAGCTGGAAGCGGGCGAAGACCATGACGGCATTGCCGACCTGACGGGCGACTGGGCCGTTGGCACCCCGGCTGCCGAGGCTCTGGGCTTCAATGATCCCGTCATCGATTTTGAAGTGACCCCGAACCGGCCTGACTGGCTGGGCGTACATGGCATTGCCCGTGATCTTGCCGCGGCCGGTGTCGGCACATTCAAGGACGAGGCCATCGCGCCGGTGAAGGGTTCCTTCCCCTGCCCGGTGACCATCGAGACCAGCTGGCCGGAGGCCTGCCCTGTCTTTGCGGGCCGGGTCGTGCGGGGCGTGAAGAATGGCCCGTCGCCGGAATGGCTGCAAAAGCGCCTTAAAAGTATTGGTCTGCGGCCCATCAATACGCTGGTCGATATCACCAATCTGATCTCGCATGAGCGCGCCCGCCCGCTGCACGTCTATGATCTCTCCAAAATTGGAACGACCATTCGTGCGCGCATGGGCCATGGCGAGAAGGACCGCTTCGAGGCGCTGGACGGGCGCGAGTATGACCCGCAGGCACATCATTGCGTGATCGCTGATGACACAAGGTGCCTCGGCCTTGGCGGCATTATGGGCGGCGAGTATTCAGGCTGCACGGGCACTACCGTTGATGTCTTTATCGAAAGCGCCTGGTTTGAGCCATCCATCATACGAACGACCGGCCGTGAGACGGGCATTGTCTCCGATGCGCGCTATCGCTTCGAGCGCGGCGTGGATACAGCTTCCGTCCTTCCGGGTCTGGAGCTTGCCACCCGCCTGATCCTCGATCTGTGCGGCGGTGAAGCGTCGGAGGTCTATGTCGCGGGCGAAGCACCGGCTGAGCCAGCACCGATTCAGTTCGATCCGGTGCGGGTGTCGCGCCTGACCGGACTCGATATTTCGTATGACCGTATCGCCAATATATTGACCGCTCTGGGCTTCGGCGTGGACCGTTCGGCGCCTGTCTGGACCGTCACCGTACCGAGCTGGCGGCGCGACTGCACGCAAGGCGCAGACCTGATCGAGGAAGTGGCGCGCATCGAGGGCTATGACCGCCTGCCTGCCACCAGCCTGAAGCGCCCTGCCGGGCGGTTTGAAGCGCCCGCAACGCCGATGCAGAACCGGGTGCGGGCCGCGCGCCGGGCTGCGGCCAACAGAGGCTATCAGGAGGCCGTTACCTGGTCTTTCTGCCGCGAGGATCAGGCCGCGCTCTTTGGCGGACACGGGGCAGGGCTGAAGCTTGCCAACCCGATCTCGTCAGAGCTCGACGTGATGCGTCCGAGCGCGCTGGTCCATCTCCTGCTATCCTTGCAGAAAAGCCTCGACAAGGGCCTGGCCGATCCGCGCTTCTTTGAAGCGGGGCCGATCTATCTGGATGACAGCCCCATCGGACAACGAACGGTCGTTTCAGTGGTGCGCGCCGCCAGTGCGGGCCGTGACTGGAAGGGCGCTGCCCAGCCGGACGTGTTTGATGCCAAGGCCGATGCGCTTGCCATTCTTGAAGCGGCAGGCGCGCCGGTTGCCAATCTGCAGGCAGCACCCGAGGCGCGCTCCTGGTGGCATCCCGGCCGGTCGGGCGTCTTACGTCTGGGCCCGAAAAATATCCTCGCGGAGTTCGGCGAGATCCATCCCGGCGTCCTCAAAACCCTCGGCGTGGAGGGGCGGGTGCTGGCCGCTGAAGTCTTCCTTGATGCCATCCCGGCCTCGAAAGCCAAGGGGCTCAAATCGCGCCCTGCCTTGCAGGTCTCTGATCTGATGGCCGTGCGGCGGGACTTTGCGTTCCTCACGCCGGACAGCGTGCCAGCAGGCGATCTCCTGCGGGCGCTCGCCGGGGCTGACAAGCAGCTTGTCTCGGACGTGGCGCTCTTTGACCGCTATGCGGGCAAGGGCGTGCCGGAGGGTCATGTCTCGCTGGCGGTGGAGGTGACCCTCCAGCCCACAGACAAGACCCTGACCGATGCGGATATTGATGCCGTGTCAAAGCGCATCATCGCCGCGGCCGAGAAGCAGGGCGCAAAGCTGAGAGGCTGATTGGACAAGGCAGAAGCCATCGCCGACAGGCTTGCAAAGCCCGTCTACGCCCTCCTCCACGATGAGGATGAGGGCCGGATGTGCGCCGACATCCCCGATGAGGCCTGCGCCCATCAGCCGCGCAATGTTGTGCTGTCGGCGCTGGTCCTGTCGCTGACCAAGACCGGCGACCGTCTGATGGATCCCAAGATCGTGCTCGCCTGGATGGTGAGTGCGCTTGGGGCGCCTGCGCTGATCGTCGGCCTGCTGTCGCCGGTGCGTGAGGCCTTGGCGCTCCTGCCCCAGCTTTTCATTGCGCGCATCATCCGCCAGCGTCCGCGCCGCAAATTCTTCTGGTCGCTGGGCTCTGCCGGACAGGCTCTGGCACTCGTCCTGATGGCGCTGTGCGCCCTCACCCTGCAGGGCTGGCCGCTGGGCCTTGGTGTGCTGGCAACGCTCGCCCTCTTTGCCATCAGCCGGGGCGTGTCCTCGGTTGCTTACAAGGATGTTCTGGGCAAGACGGTTTCAAAAGCCCGCCGCGGCGCGGTCGCCGGTTATGGCGCCAGCCTTGGCGGCATTGCTGCCAGCGCGCTTGGCGTGTGGCTGATGGTGATGGAGGCCAATGGCGGCGAGCCGGGCGCCCTCTTCTTTGCCGGCTTGCTCGTTACCGCATCCGGCCTCTGGCTGCTCGCTGCCGCGCTCTACCTGCTGCTGGCCGAAGCGCCCGGCTCCACCGATGGCGGCGTGAACGCGTTTGAAGCGGTAAGCCAGCAGTTGGCACTGGTCTGGCGCGAGCCGGACTTGCGCAGCTTCCTGATCGTACGCGCGCTATTGATCTCCACCGCGCTCGCCACACCCTTCTATGTCGCCATTTCGCAAGGGCAGACCGGCGCAGACCTGTCCGGCCTTGGCGGTTTCCTGCTCGCTGGCGCGCTGGCAAGCGCTGTTGGCGGGTGGGTGTGGGGCAAGGCGGCAGACGTCTCCAGCAGGCTCGTCATGGCCGCAGCCGGCGCGCTTGCAGCTCTGGCCGCCCTGGCGGTGCTGGCCAGCCTTCTCATGGGGGCGCCATGGGCGGACTCGGCCATTTTCTATGTGGGCATAGTCTTTGTGCTTTCGCTTGCCCATGAGGGCGTGCGCCTTGGCCGGTCCACCTATCTGGTGGACCTTGCCACGGAAGAAACGCGTGCCAGCTATACCGCTGTTTCCAACACCGTCATCGGCGCGCTGCTGCTCGTAATGGGCGCCATATCGGGTGCCGCTTTCAGCTTTGGCGCCGCATATGCCCTTGCCTTCCTGGGCGCCTGCAGCCTTGTGGCTGCAGGCATGGCCGCGAGGTTGAAGCCGGTCTCCGGCGTCTAGAAGGGCAGGATATTGCGGCGGCGCGAATAGGCCAGATAGCCGACATTGGCACCTGCGCGGAAACCCACACCTGAACGGATCGGGGCCAGCGTGATGTAATCGGCGCGCTGATAGTTCACGCCCATTCCGGCCACGAAATAGGCCGTGCCTTCAACGCCCGGGAAGCGCTGATAGATGCGGTCGGGCTGGTCGAGATTATAGATCAGGGTGAAGACCCGGCTGGCATTGCCGCCAGCATCAAAGCCCACCGACGGCCCCTGCCAGTAGACGCGTTGGGTGCCCGTTTCGCCGCGCAACACCATGTCGCCCTGGCCATAGCGCAGGCCGACACCGACCGCGCCGCTCGCCTCTTCGCCGATGATATAGCCGACCGGCTCGCCCAGATCGGAGAAGATCCGCTCCACCAGAACACCGGCCGCTTCGGCGGTAACGCCGAAGAAATCCGA is drawn from Glycocaulis alkaliphilus and contains these coding sequences:
- the rpmI gene encoding 50S ribosomal protein L35 — translated: MSKMKTKSGAKKRFKVTGTGKVLAAQSGKRHGMIKRTPKQIRQKRGTDTLAAPDAKIVKQHYLPYSR
- the rplT gene encoding 50S ribosomal protein L20, translating into MARVSSGPATHARHRKVIKAAKGYYGRRKNTFRAANQAVEKAGQYAYRDRRVKKRNFRSLWIQRINAAARLNDLTYATFMNGLKKAGIELDRKVLSDIAIREPEAFTALADQARSALKA
- the pheS gene encoding phenylalanine--tRNA ligase subunit alpha, with product MTTNDDLGALEARYMAAIEAAGDVPALEEVRVAALGKKGEVSLKMRDLGAMSPEERKVFGPALNGLKDRLTSAIEAKKSALEADALNAALASERVDITLPAARAPKGSLHPVSQVMEELAVIFADMGFAVAEGPDVEDDFHNFTALNFPADHPARDTHDTFFMEKGEDGTAKLLRTHTSPVQIRTLMNSEPPVRIIAPGRVYRCDWDQTHTPMFHQVEGLVIDKDTHMGHLKGCLIDFIAAFFETDEVEVRFRPHHFPFTEPSAEMDVRYERVGDAVKVGSGDKWLEILGCGMVHPNVIKACGLDPDVYQGFAFGMGVDRLAMLKYGMSDLRPFFEPDPRWLSHYGFSPLLQANLATGLS
- the pheT gene encoding phenylalanine--tRNA ligase subunit beta, with amino-acid sequence MKFTLSWLKEHLETSKSLSEIADAMTMAGLEIEHIDNPADRLAAFTVAHVKDAQPHPDADKLRVCTVETVDGVKQIVCGAPNARAGMTAIYAPLGAYIPGLDFALDAKPRKIRGVESHGMLCSTKELEAGEDHDGIADLTGDWAVGTPAAEALGFNDPVIDFEVTPNRPDWLGVHGIARDLAAAGVGTFKDEAIAPVKGSFPCPVTIETSWPEACPVFAGRVVRGVKNGPSPEWLQKRLKSIGLRPINTLVDITNLISHERARPLHVYDLSKIGTTIRARMGHGEKDRFEALDGREYDPQAHHCVIADDTRCLGLGGIMGGEYSGCTGTTVDVFIESAWFEPSIIRTTGRETGIVSDARYRFERGVDTASVLPGLELATRLILDLCGGEASEVYVAGEAPAEPAPIQFDPVRVSRLTGLDISYDRIANILTALGFGVDRSAPVWTVTVPSWRRDCTQGADLIEEVARIEGYDRLPATSLKRPAGRFEAPATPMQNRVRAARRAAANRGYQEAVTWSFCREDQAALFGGHGAGLKLANPISSELDVMRPSALVHLLLSLQKSLDKGLADPRFFEAGPIYLDDSPIGQRTVVSVVRAASAGRDWKGAAQPDVFDAKADALAILEAAGAPVANLQAAPEARSWWHPGRSGVLRLGPKNILAEFGEIHPGVLKTLGVEGRVLAAEVFLDAIPASKAKGLKSRPALQVSDLMAVRRDFAFLTPDSVPAGDLLRALAGADKQLVSDVALFDRYAGKGVPEGHVSLAVEVTLQPTDKTLTDADIDAVSKRIIAAAEKQGAKLRG
- a CDS encoding MFS transporter, which translates into the protein MDKAEAIADRLAKPVYALLHDEDEGRMCADIPDEACAHQPRNVVLSALVLSLTKTGDRLMDPKIVLAWMVSALGAPALIVGLLSPVREALALLPQLFIARIIRQRPRRKFFWSLGSAGQALALVLMALCALTLQGWPLGLGVLATLALFAISRGVSSVAYKDVLGKTVSKARRGAVAGYGASLGGIAASALGVWLMVMEANGGEPGALFFAGLLVTASGLWLLAAALYLLLAEAPGSTDGGVNAFEAVSQQLALVWREPDLRSFLIVRALLISTALATPFYVAISQGQTGADLSGLGGFLLAGALASAVGGWVWGKAADVSSRLVMAAAGALAALAALAVLASLLMGAPWADSAIFYVGIVFVLSLAHEGVRLGRSTYLVDLATEETRASYTAVSNTVIGALLLVMGAISGAAFSFGAAYALAFLGACSLVAAGMAARLKPVSGV
- a CDS encoding DUF1134 domain-containing protein; its protein translation is MRLSSLSSRPARLAAIAAAFGVVMGACATAPAGNAQAERPAGEQGSQPQTERETYNSTEIVEAVSDFFGVTAEAAGVLVERIFSDLGEPVGYIIGEEASGAVGVGLRYGQGDMVLRGETGTQRVYWQGPSVGFDAGGNASRVFTLIYNLDQPDRIYQRFPGVEGTAYFVAGMGVNYQRADYITLAPIRSGVGFRAGANVGYLAYSRRRNILPF